From a single Paenibacillus sp. FSL W8-0426 genomic region:
- a CDS encoding metal-dependent hydrolase, with translation MDPYLYLFFHVLSHAVLGAAIACCFLPKNSWKDRMIGLCSGALCGVIPDIFGDRSIAPWSHSVLIAPFLALGVAFLTKLFYKKTSFKLIWGSSTLSVWFGHLLLDYMGHDLPAFYPVNDKSYIMGAITLGDPWIWFPLVVGLGWSFFLKNKPRLPVITSIIFVVIYLIFRVMAKEIIEHKVQVQYPVSEKSYITVEPDSHYEFPLNPSEWLKFRFEIISSHYSRGGDAGFLGEKSDVLLWYDFYPVARDITIMNGKHSLMYSAESKVSLSVTDEWTEAGLNFIRGEYEGNQLTFKQTENGQWEEVLSK, from the coding sequence TTGGATCCTTATCTATATTTGTTTTTTCATGTCTTATCACATGCCGTTCTTGGGGCAGCAATTGCATGCTGCTTTTTGCCAAAGAATAGTTGGAAGGACCGTATGATCGGCCTATGTTCAGGTGCATTGTGTGGTGTAATTCCTGATATTTTTGGGGACAGAAGTATAGCCCCATGGTCGCATTCTGTATTGATTGCCCCATTTTTAGCTTTAGGTGTAGCATTTTTGACAAAACTGTTCTATAAAAAGACATCTTTCAAGTTAATTTGGGGATCATCTACTTTGTCTGTTTGGTTTGGACACTTGCTTCTTGACTATATGGGACATGATCTACCAGCATTTTATCCAGTTAACGACAAGTCCTATATTATGGGGGCTATTACATTGGGAGACCCATGGATATGGTTTCCGTTAGTTGTCGGTCTTGGATGGAGCTTTTTCTTAAAAAACAAGCCTAGATTACCTGTAATAACCTCAATAATATTCGTAGTGATATATTTAATTTTCCGAGTAATGGCAAAAGAGATAATCGAACATAAAGTGCAAGTTCAGTATCCTGTTTCCGAAAAGTCATATATAACAGTAGAGCCTGATAGTCATTATGAGTTTCCGTTAAACCCCAGCGAATGGTTAAAGTTCAGGTTTGAAATTATTAGTTCTCATTATTCAAGAGGTGGGGATGCAGGTTTTTTGGGGGAGAAATCGGATGTGCTACTTTGGTACGATTTTTATCCAGTTGCGCGTGATATTACCATAATGAATGGAAAACATAGTTTGATGTATTCGGCCGAGTCTAAAGTTAGTCTTTCCGTTACTGACGAATGGACAGAAGCTGGTCTCAACTTTATTAGGGGAGAGTATGAGGGTAATCAGCTTACCTTCAAACAAACGGAAAACGGTCAGTGGGAGGAAGTTCTATCGAAATAG
- a CDS encoding polysaccharide deacetylase family protein: protein MGKLSLVEQVNVGEKVVAFTFDDGPHPVYTYQLLEIFRGAGGRATFFMIGQEMEAHPDLAAAVHREGHEIANHTYSHPDLTKLTLETAREELLRTEELIREVTGETARIFRPPYFGVNDDILSLAAERGYQTIGAVNGGAKDWENPGIEYIVEHTRPTVRPGSILIFHDGYGERSQTVEAVRTLVKELAAEGYRFVTVSELLDMAACT from the coding sequence ATGGGGAAATTATCGTTGGTAGAACAGGTTAACGTTGGGGAAAAGGTAGTTGCCTTCACATTTGACGATGGACCGCACCCGGTATATACGTATCAGTTGCTTGAGATCTTCCGCGGCGCGGGTGGACGGGCGACCTTTTTTATGATTGGTCAGGAAATGGAAGCGCATCCAGATCTTGCGGCGGCTGTGCACCGTGAAGGGCACGAGATCGCCAACCACACCTATTCGCATCCCGATCTGACCAAACTGACGCTGGAGACAGCCAGAGAGGAGCTATTGCGGACAGAGGAGCTCATCCGAGAGGTCACGGGGGAAACGGCACGGATCTTCAGGCCGCCTTATTTCGGGGTGAATGATGACATTCTGTCCCTGGCTGCGGAGCGTGGATACCAGACGATCGGAGCGGTCAATGGCGGGGCAAAGGATTGGGAGAATCCTGGCATCGAGTATATTGTCGAGCACACAAGGCCAACCGTCAGGCCGGGCAGCATCTTGATCTTCCATGACGGATACGGGGAGCGCTCCCAGACGGTGGAGGCTGTCCGGACATTGGTCAAGGAACTGGCCGCAGAGGGGTATCGCTTTGTCACGGTCAGTGAACTGCTGGACATGGCAGCTTGTACGTGA
- a CDS encoding 2-aminoethylphosphonate aminotransferase, translating into MSSAVKRNILLTPGPATTTESVKWSQVVPDICPREAEFGEVMEHISTELTRLVADPDHYQTVLFGGSGTAAVESMISSVPDNEAMIIVNNGAYGKRMCEIAKVYGIDYLEFRSPFDDAINIDALEECIRSSDRMISHLAVVHHETTTGLLNKVKDIGLLCQKYHINMMVDAMSSFAAIPIQMKEMNISFLASSSNKNLQGMPGVSFVIAEKSKLDHLKGRKPRNYYLNLYAQYQYFAENAQMRFTPPVQTLYALRQAIQELKQEGVAQRYDRYKASWKTLITGLTRLGLTYLVPEEHHSKIITSIHEPYAGYDFQSMHDYFYSKGIMIYPGKLDELKTFRIANIGDITSKDIEVFLELLENYLGSI; encoded by the coding sequence ATGAGTTCTGCCGTAAAGAGAAACATTTTGCTGACCCCCGGTCCGGCAACGACTACAGAAAGTGTGAAATGGTCACAGGTCGTTCCGGACATATGCCCTCGCGAGGCTGAATTTGGCGAGGTGATGGAGCATATTTCCACAGAGCTCACCCGCTTGGTTGCGGATCCGGACCATTATCAAACCGTATTGTTTGGCGGGTCGGGCACGGCAGCCGTTGAATCCATGATCAGCTCCGTCCCGGATAACGAAGCCATGATCATTGTCAATAATGGCGCTTATGGGAAACGGATGTGCGAGATCGCCAAGGTCTATGGAATCGATTATTTAGAATTCAGGAGTCCCTTTGATGATGCTATTAATATAGATGCATTAGAGGAGTGCATCCGCTCCTCCGACCGCATGATTTCTCATCTCGCTGTAGTCCATCATGAGACCACAACCGGCCTTCTGAACAAGGTGAAGGATATTGGCTTGTTATGCCAAAAGTATCATATCAACATGATGGTGGACGCGATGAGTTCATTTGCTGCGATCCCGATTCAAATGAAAGAAATGAACATTTCGTTTCTCGCATCAAGTTCCAATAAGAATTTGCAGGGAATGCCCGGGGTTTCGTTCGTGATTGCAGAAAAAAGCAAATTGGATCATTTGAAAGGCAGGAAACCACGAAATTATTATTTGAATTTGTACGCCCAATATCAATATTTCGCTGAAAATGCGCAAATGCGGTTTACACCGCCGGTACAGACTTTGTACGCGCTCAGGCAAGCCATTCAGGAATTAAAGCAGGAAGGCGTGGCACAGCGTTACGATCGATACAAGGCATCCTGGAAAACCTTAATCACTGGTCTGACCAGGCTGGGATTAACCTATCTCGTTCCAGAAGAGCATCATTCCAAGATCATAACCTCCATTCATGAACCTTATGCAGGTTATGATTTTCAATCCATGCATGATTATTTCTACAGCAAAGGCATTATGATTTATCCCGGCAAACTAGATGAACTGAAGACGTTCCGGATTGCCAATATCGGGGATATTACGTCCAAGGATATCGAGGTGTTTTTGGAATTGCTTGAAAATTATTTAGGCAGCATTTAA
- a CDS encoding YheC/YheD family protein, protein MGSVTKNKWLKYLLLKKYGPLAPYVPTTKRMSRHSFWALLRKYRHVIVKPVWGSRGRGVIQVSYLGNDKFAIHYENVRKVIQGKKNIYRYIRKKIGSADYMVQRRINRPTINKRPFDMRVIVQRKHHSSRWVVTGKVIKVAGKGYIVSNNTRSKGKLLRFRSGIRRSSIRRLSVSGLESKIDGVSILSARRLGAFFPGHRIYGLDIATDQRGHVSIIEANLYPAMSHFRKLKDRRVYRRILSYKRG, encoded by the coding sequence ATGGGATCGGTGACAAAAAATAAATGGTTGAAATATTTGCTTTTGAAGAAGTATGGCCCCCTTGCTCCTTACGTACCCACAACGAAAAGGATGAGCCGACATTCCTTCTGGGCTCTTCTGCGAAAATACCGGCATGTCATTGTTAAACCGGTATGGGGGAGTCGCGGTCGGGGAGTCATTCAAGTCTCGTATTTGGGTAATGACAAGTTTGCCATACACTACGAGAACGTGAGAAAAGTGATTCAAGGAAAAAAGAATATTTATCGTTATATCCGAAAAAAAATAGGGTCTGCCGATTACATGGTTCAACGGAGAATTAATCGCCCGACCATCAACAAACGTCCCTTTGATATGAGAGTCATCGTTCAACGGAAACACCACTCATCCCGATGGGTAGTTACGGGAAAGGTGATCAAGGTTGCGGGCAAAGGTTATATTGTGTCCAATAATACCCGGAGTAAGGGGAAATTGCTTAGGTTTAGGTCGGGTATTCGGAGGTCATCCATTAGGCGTTTGTCTGTCTCCGGTTTGGAATCCAAAATCGATGGAGTTTCAATTCTTTCCGCTAGGAGATTAGGAGCCTTTTTTCCCGGGCACCGTATTTATGGCCTCGACATTGCAACAGATCAGCGAGGGCATGTATCCATTATTGAAGCCAACCTTTATCCGGCCATGTCACATTTCCGTAAGCTAAAGGATAGAAGGGTGTATCGGCGAATACTCTCATATAAGAGAGGTTGA